The DNA region GCATGGCGCAGCAGCTGGTGGACATCCTGATCCCAGTGCCCGTCCTGGCTGAACCGGACGATGCCGGTGGCCAGGGTGCCGGTGGCGTCGGTCCGCTGTCGCTGCATCACTTCCCCGATCCTGGCAGGCGACCTGGCGTTTCCGGTCGATCTGGCAGCTTCCTGCCAGCCCGGCGGATCCGGCCCGGCCGCTTCCTACCGTCAGCTTATGCACATCAGTTTGACCGAAGAACAGCATCGGCTGCGGAAACGGCTGCGCGAGTATTTCGCCGATCTCGTCACCCCCGAGGTGCGGGCGGCGCTGCGGTCGGGGCCGGGCGGCGAGCACGGTGACGGGATCGTCTACAAGGAGGTGGTGCGCCGGCTGGGCGCGGACGGCTGGCTGGTGCTGGGCTGGCCGGAAGAGCATGGCGGGCAAGGCCGCCCGATGCTGGATCAGCTGATCTTCCTGGACGAGGCCGCGGCGGCCGGCGTGCCGCTGCCGTACCTGACCGTGAACACCGTCGGGCCGACCATCATGCGCTACGGCACCGAGGAGCAGAAGGCGTATTTCCTGCCGCGGATCGCCCGCGGTGAACTGCACTTCTCCATCGGCTATTCGGAGCCGGAAGCGGGCACCGACCTGGCGTCGCTGCGCACCCGCGCGGTGCGCGACGGGGACGACTACGTGATCGACGGCGAGAAGATGTGGACCAGCCTCATCGAATACGCCGACTACGTCTGGCTGGCCGCGCGCACCGATCCGGCGGCGAGCAAGCACGCCGGCCTGTCGATCTTCATGGTTCCGGCCACCGCGCCCGGGTTCTCGTGGACCAAGGTGCACACCATGGCCGGAGTCGGCACCAGCGCCACCTACTACGCCGACGT from Nocardia tengchongensis includes:
- a CDS encoding acyl-CoA dehydrogenase family protein, giving the protein MHISLTEEQHRLRKRLREYFADLVTPEVRAALRSGPGGEHGDGIVYKEVVRRLGADGWLVLGWPEEHGGQGRPMLDQLIFLDEAAAAGVPLPYLTVNTVGPTIMRYGTEEQKAYFLPRIARGELHFSIGYSEPEAGTDLASLRTRAVRDGDDYVIDGEKMWTSLIEYADYVWLAARTDPAASKHAGLSIFMVPATAPGFSWTKVHTMAGVGTSATYYADVRVPARNLVHGENRGWALITNQLNHERVALASAAPLAESLRQVTAWARATVLPDGSRVMDAEWVRLHLARVHAHTEYLKLRNWRTAWAADRGELGPADASATKVFGTEFAIEGYRLLMEVLGADAVVRADSPGALLLGRLERFHRTSLILTFGGGINEVQRDIIAKTALGLPVTR